One Salvelinus sp. IW2-2015 unplaced genomic scaffold, ASM291031v2 Un_scaffold1376, whole genome shotgun sequence genomic window carries:
- the LOC112070593 gene encoding immunoglobulin superfamily containing leucine-rich repeat protein 2-like, with product MARIGYFHFREVVNMASWRLVCVLAVWTSVLGLAQCCPETCSCLDKYTHQFTDCAYKDLLLVPIGLPSNVTTLSLSANKIKLLKAKSFINVTQVTSLWLAHNEMVTIERDTLAPLNQLRNLDLSYNKIISFPWEDLANLTALQLLKMNNNEMINLPKDAFSTLKDLRSLRINNNRFTTIVQGTFTSLNSMSHLQIYNNPFTCSCSLEWLRDWITESTISVPEQDSIVCEAPEHLQGALVTKMPKLDCKAPTVSITYQPNLDNTELYEGFMVILNCETKGNPKPEVSWEVVNAGNQKFTFSLPSXVSXNXDSPINDKXTNGRFLVFQNGTXIIPRMSKXEDGNYSCSAVNDLGKADSTAKVVVAXTKKQATNSMLDTTVDKILRXSGGNKPGPKMTNNVINWPKSDSEKTKNVPTGSSVKHADGSVQAGEGSEELPFTSKCGVSDGTQYIXNHAFNLSLDQLKQYTFDFGVIALEVSETDAKVQLNPLQLPNSKDNLQLSHNENLETVNKDPFSLYQASTKTPLDMLYLCFNTGNGHSVVQWSRIEEGINAYKFQGLQPGTNYTLCLTYGGQDCQVQVVFTTRKKIPSLLIIVMVSTFLLVLATVPLLGATCCHLLNKYQGKTYKLIMKAAQKNTDQMDKHMVGGDFDPRASFVESEKNSNPSEIEEGEGEDGQDREEVEGSVVTESIPGSTFKFEVGSEYSDRLALGAEAVNISEDGNGNYKEPSR from the exons GTGGTGAACATGGCGTCGTGGCGGCTGGTCTGTGTCCTGGCAGTGTGGACCTCTGTGTTGGgtctggcccagtgttgtccagaGACCTGTAGCTGTCTGGATAAATACACCCACCAGTTCACTGACTGTGCCTACAAAGACCTGCTGTTAGTTCCCATAGGCCTCCCCTCCAACGTcaccacgctctctctctctgccaacaaGATCAAACTCCTGAAGGCCAAGAGCTTTATTAACGTCACCCAG GTGACCTCCCTATGGCTGGCCCACAATGAGATGGTGACCATCGAGAGGGACACTCTGGCCCCGCTGAATCAGCTGCGAAACCTGGACCTCAGCTACAACAAGATCATCAGCTTCCCCTGGGAGGACCTGGCCAACCTCACCGCCCTTCAGCTGCTCAAGATGAACAACAACGAGATGATCAACCTCCCTAAAGATGCCTTCTCCACTCTCAAAGACCTGAGGTCCCTGAGGATCAACAACAACAGGTTCACTACCATCGTCCAGGGGACCTTCACCTCTCTGAACTCCATGTCTCACCTTCAGATCTACAACAACCCCTTCACCTGCTCCTGCAGTCTGGAGTGGCTGAGAGACTGGATCACGGAGTCTACGATCTCTGTCCCAGAGCAGGACTCTATCGTCTGCGAGGCCCCAGAACATCTGCAAGGGGCCCTGGTGACCAAGATGCCCAAACTGGACTGCAAGGCCCCGACGGTGTCCATCACCTaccagccaaacctggacaacactGAGCTATACGAAGGGTTTATGGTGATTCTCAACTGTGAGACCAAGGGCAACCCCAAACCAGAGGTCAGCTGGGAGGTGGTGAACGCAGGGAACCAGAAGTTCACATTCAGTTTGCCCTCTGWGGTRAGCGWGAAYAYRGACTCYCCKATCAACGATAAAASRACCAACGGCCGGTTCCTGGTCTTCCAGAACGGCACCKTGATCATCCCCCGTATGAGCAAGAYGGAGGATGGGAACTACAGCTGCTCAGCTGTCAACGACCTCGGTAAAGCAGACAGCACAGCGAAGGTAGTAGTGGCGGYCACCAAGAAACAAGCCACTAACTCCATGCTGGACACCACAGTAGATAAGATCCTCCGTCRGTCTGGTGGAAACAAGCCGGGGCCTAAGATGACCAACAACGTCATCAACTGGCCCAAGTCRGACTCTGAGAAGACCAAGAACGTTCCAACTGGGTCGTCTGTTAAACACGCTGATGGCTCAGTGCAGGCTGGCGAGGGCTCAGAGGAGCTGCCGTTTACCAGTAAGTGTGGCGTCAGCGATGGCACTCAGTACATCWCCAACCACGCATTCAACCTCAGTCTGGACCAGCTGAAGCAGTACACCTTTGATTTCGGCGTCATCGCGTTGGAAGTGTCAGAGACCGAYGCCAAAGTGCAGCTCAACCCTCTGCAGCTCCCCAACAGTAAGGACAACCTTCARCTCAGCCACAACGAGAACCTAGAGACCGTCAACAAAGAYCCGTTCAGCCTCTATCAAGCCTCAACCAAAACCCCTCTGGACATGCTCTATCTGTGTTTTAACACMGGTAATGGACACTCTGTGGTGCAGTGGTCCCGGATAGAGGAAGGGATCAACGCCTATAAGTTCCAGGGCCTACAACCAGGCACTAACTACACCCTGTGTCTGACCTACGGAGGGCAGGACTGTCAGGTCCAGGTAGTCTTCACAACCAGGAAGAAGATTCCTTCTCTGTTAATCATAGTGATGGTTAGTACCTTCCTGTTGGTGCTGGCTACAGTCCCTCTGCTGGGAGCCACCTGCTGTCATCTCTTAAACAAGTACCAAGGAAAGACTTACAAACTGATCATGAAGGCAGCGCAGAAGAACACAGATCAGATGGATAAACATATGGTTGGAGGTGATTTCGACCCCCGGGCGTCGTTTGTGGAGTCGGAGAAGAATTCTAACCCAAGTGAGAtagaagaaggagagggggaggacggacaggacagggaggaggtggaggggagtgTGGTTACAGAGTCTATCCCGGGTTCTACATTCAAATTTGAGGTGGGTTCGGAGTACAGCGATAGATTAGCATTGGGCGCTGAGGCGGTGAATATCTCTGAGGATGGAAACGGTAACTACAAAGAGCCGAGTCGCTGA